From the Manihot esculenta cultivar AM560-2 chromosome 3, M.esculenta_v8, whole genome shotgun sequence genome, one window contains:
- the LOC110611040 gene encoding SAC3 family protein B isoform X1 has translation MSGFGKHSGPSGRPSPQPRFGDFPRLPSPSPYPPKSPPFFHSSPVPASRSPVATERVLSPPLSYEGSSLAANASQSAGIPRTGGFSCDSRRPEALGRVRSPPLSFKSTHPVANPSFGAHRSTLSPSQWVNGQSSLSKDDDQTNLTPSAVASFVASRNAGTSVTAKISRFPEIKRTRSPPSQALDEDISRNPRQTFLQRPALYQSEWDNQHKLMNNYPNLLAHQDHSPVSPFEGSHGSARSFVNDDADVHVPKQARSPPVSPADGVLQKETRRSSTSPPRLGARSNAFSSTSGSQISQKISPSANTTAIEAAPTRNTNYSVAKRTRSPPFPASDKAFQGNSYSDQDGAEREIQAKAKRLARFKEELGEKFENRTDIAEKKVSASGRERYIIEKQKFAGNYSMESGGDFSNGDISSDCDGLGSSGIIIGLCPDMCPESEREERERKGDLDQYERLDGDRNQTTKFLAVKKYTRTAEREASLIRPMPILQKTIDYLLNLLDQPYDDRFLGTYNFLWDRMRAIRMDLRMQHIFNLEAITMLEEMIRLHIIAMHELCEYTKGEGFSEGFDAHLNIEQMNKTSVELFQMYDDHRKKGINVPTEQEFRGYYALLKLDKHPGYKVEPAELSLDLAKMSPEIRQMPEVLFARDVARACRTGNFVAFFRLARKARYLQACLMHAHFAKLRTQALASLHCGLQNNQGLPVAHVANWLAMEEEDIESLLEHHGFSIKEFEEPYMVKEGPFLNGDQDYPTKRSKLVHQKISRRIVDDVSPTSQVASLPAQASREIQLPTVCKHDKKPVASTFMERKGSTHAVDEEMPDFQVVSSPKVGTKLQPVIDTSKVGQQSQEDRRVEGSYFSPWGFSLVHSPLVNLPAKFNEVEKLNDNILSSISPEKKMLSGMEDVPLQVVSRASLQEISPSAKYGYVMENKVPVVVCNDTKDEPPDNHEMENDEVLENYDDEVAQAKLKLIIRLWRRRASKQRELREQRQIVANAALSSLSLGPPIRKAKDQLSTTTEFDIEHVMRERYEKHKQSWSSLNVSDVIVDILGKRNPTVGCLCWKIVLCSQQNNQGDKVVAAGPWLLSKIMPSKKDDNLLISSSGMSIWKKWVPSQSGNDLTCCLSVVRDVMFDDLNETIDGASAILFVVSESIPLNTQKAQLHNLLMSVPSDSCLPLLILCGSCNIKVSDPSSTIVSELGLHDIEKSRISSFLIVFLTGDTEKEYLDGFFSDERLREGLRWLASESLVQPDICCIKTRELILTHLNPLLDVLDKKSVHALDPNHCISAFNEALDWSLGEIAAAAKSKPIGWPCPEIALLQESCDEHMVVRWYLPSIGWSSAARIEPLVSALRECKLPTFPDPISLSGKGAKSGEEIENLKSQLENCLIHYMTQSSGMMTPNLAIKEAQVMLQKCARLELHDSSYYIIPKWISVFRRIFNWRLTSLSSGAVSSAYVLRHHHVDPTPLILDEFGLEGNESLPYINQPSLDEIIVGCTPLVPTRDEPQLEAFQPQQRRVSNGDVCGAGRTNDLMEDESASAQFDRDNHVNAGGVEATVAGQTTKEADKLTKLLEQCSILQNSIEEKLYIYF, from the exons GAGTCCTGTAGCTACAGAGAGAGTGCTGTCACCACCATTGTCTTATGAAGGCTCCAGTCTCGCTGCTAATGCTTCCCAATCTGCTGGAATTCCAAG AACTGGAGGATTTTCTTGTGATAGTAGGAGACCAGAAGCTCTTGGAAGAGTTCGCTCACCTCCTTTGTCCTTCAAAAGCACCCATCCTGTTGCAAATCCATCTTTTGGGGCCCACAG GTCAACTTTGTCACCTTCTCAATGGGTTAACGGCCAGAGTTCTCTTTCTAAGGATGATGACCAAACGAATCTAACACCTTCTGCAGTCGCTTCATTTGTTGCTTCACGCAATGCTGGAACTAGTGTTACAGCTAAGATTTCTAGATTTCCAGAGATAAAGAGGACCAGATCACCTCCTTCACAAGCTTTGGATGAAGATATTTCTAGAAATCCCAGACAAACTTTCCTTCAAAG GCCTGCTTTGTATCAGTCTGAATGGGATAATCAGCACAAGTTGATGAATAATTATCCGAATCTATTGGCTCATCAAGACCATTCCCCAGTCTCTCCATTTGAAGGTTCTCATGGTTCTGCAAGAAGTTTTGTGAATGATGATGCAGATGTCCATGTGCCAAAGCAAGCTAGATCACCACCTGTATCACCAGCAGATGGAGTTCTCCAGAAGGAAACTAGAAG GTCTTCTACATCTCCTCCTAGGTTGGGTGCTAGGTCAAATGCTTTTTCCAGTACATCTGGTTCTCAAATTTCTCAAAAAATCTCTCCATCTGCCAACACTACTGCTATTGAAGCTGCTCCCACCAGAAACACCAACTACTCTGTTGCAAAAAGAACACGGTCACCTCCTTTTCCTGCTTCTGATAAAGCCTTTCAGGGAAACTCTTATTCCGATCAAGATGGTGCTGAACG AGAAATTCAAGCCAAGGCAAAGCGATTAGCTCGCTTTAAGGAAGAATTAGgtgaaaaatttgaaaatagaaCAGATATTGCTGAAAAGAAGGTTTCTGCAAGTGGACGTGAGCGATATATAATTGAAAAGCAAAAATTTGCTGGAAATTACTCCATGGAATCAGGAGGGGATTTCTCCAATGGTGATATTTCTTCTGATTGTGATGGCTTGGGAAGCTCCGGTATCATTATTGGGTTGTGTCCAGACATGTGTCCCG AGTCGGAAAGGGAAGAACGAGAAAGGAAAGGGGATCTTGATCAGTATGAGCGCTTGGATGGTGATAGAAATCAAACTACCAAATTTCTTGCTGTTAAGAAG TATACTAGAACAGCAGAGAGGGAAGCAAGTCTTATACGTCCCATGCCTATCCTGCAGAAGACTATTGATTATCTGCTCAATTTGCTGGATCAACCTTATGATGATAGGTTTCTTGGCACATACAATTTCTTGTGGGATAGGATGAGAGCGATCAGAATGGATCTGCGGATGCAGCACATTTTCAACCTGGAGGCAATAACCATGTTGGAGGAAATG ATACGGCTTCATATAATTGCTATGCATGAGTTGTGTGAATACACAAAAGGAGAAGGTTTTTCCGAGGGATTTGATGCACACCTAAACATCGAACAGATGAATAAGACTTCAGTTGAACTGTTTCAAATGTATGATGACCACAGGAAGAAAGGAATTAATGTTCCAACGGAACAAGAATTTCGTGGTTATTATGCACTTCTGAAACTAGACAAGCATCCTGGATATAAA GTTGAACCTGCAGAGCTGTCACTGGATCTTGCAAAGATGTCTCCAGAGATAAGGCAAATGCCAGAAGTGCTATTTGCTCGTGATGTAGCAAG GGCCTGTAGAACAGGTAATTTTGTTGCCTTCTTTCGGCTTGCAAGAAAAGCAAGATACCTTCAAGCATGCTTAATGCATGCCCACTTTGCAAAG tTACGAACTCAGGCACTTGCTTCTTTGCACTGTGGTCTACAAAATAATCAAGGTCTCCCTGTTGCCCATGTTGCCAATTGGCTTGCAATGGAG GAAGAAGACATTGAAAGCCTATTAGAACATCATGGGTTTTCTATAAAGGAATTTGAAGAGCCATATATGGTAAAGGAAGGCCCATTTCTCAATGGTGACCAGGATTATCCTACCAAGCGTTCAAAGCTAGTTCATCAGAAAATTTCTAGAAGGATAGTTGACGATGTGTCACCTACTTCTCAAGTGGCTTCCTTGCCTGCTCAAGCATCCAGAGAAATTCAGCTGCCAACGGTCTGCAAGCATGACAAGAAACCTGTTGCTTCTACTTTTATGGAGAGAAAGGGTTCAACCCACGCAGTTGATGAAGAAATGCCTGATTTTCAAGTTGTTTCATCTCCAAAAGTTGGCACAAAATTGCAGCCAGTAATTGATACGTCAAAAGTTGGTCAACAAAGTCAAGAAGATCGTCGGGTGGAAGGTTCCTATTTCTCTCCATGGGGCTTCTCTTTGGTCCACAGCCCCCTGGTAAACCTGCCTGCTAAATTTAACGAGGTGGAGAAACTAAATGATAACATTCTTTCCAGCATCTCTCCTGAGAAGAAGATGCTATCTGGCATGGAAGACGTTCCACTGCAAGTTGTGTCAAGAGCCTCTTTGCAGGAAATATCCCCAAGTGCTAAATATGGTTATGTTATGGAGAACAAGGTCCCTGTTGTGGTTTGTAATGATACAAAAGATGAACCTCCTGATAATCATGAAATGGAAAATGATGAAGTTTTGGAAAATTACGATGATGAAGTTGCTCAGGCAAAGCTCAAGCTGATCATTAG ATTATGGAGGCGGCGTGCTTCAAAACAAAGGGAACTGCGTGAGCAAAGGCAGATAGTAGCAAATGCTGCACTTAGTTCATTATCATTGGGACCACCAATTCGAAAGGCCAAAGAT CAACTGAGCACTACTACTGAGTTTGATATTGAGCATGTTATGAGGGAGAGGTATGAAAAGCATAAACAATCATGGTCGAGCCTGAATGTATCTGATGTCATTGTGGACATACTCGGCAAAAGAAATCCTACTGTTGGATGCCTATGCTGGAAAATTGTCTTGTGTTCTCAGCAAAACAATCAAGGAGACAAAGTGGTGGCAGCAGGCCCGTGGTTGCTTTCAAAGATCATGCCTTCTAAAAAAGATGACAATCTTCTAATTTCATCTTCTGGTATGTCAATATGGAAAAAATGGGTTCCCAGCCAATCTGGAAATGACCTGACCTGCTGCTTGTCAGTTGTTAGGGATGTTATGTTTGATGATTTGAATGAGACAATAGATGGAGCAAGTGCAATTTTGTTTGTTGTATCTGAAAGCATCCCGTTGAACACACAGAAAGCCCAGTTGCATAACCTGCTTATGTCGGTACCTTCTGACTCCTGCTTGCCCCTCCTGATCTTATGTGGCTCTTGCAATATAAAGGTTTCAGATCCTTCCTCCACTATAGTTAGTGAATTAGGTCTTCATGACATTGAAAAATCACGGATAAGTAGCTTTCTCATTGTTTTTCTTACTGGAGATACGGAGAAGGAATACTTGGATGGCTTTTTCAGTGATGAGAGATTAAGGGAAGGACTAAGGTGGCTGGCTAGTGAATCCCTCGTGCAACCTGATATTTGCTGTATAAAGACTCGTGAACTGATTCTAACCCACTTGAATCCCTTGTTGGATGTCCTTGATAAGAAGAGTGTTCATGCATTAGATCCAAATCACTGTATTTCAGCCTTCAATGAAGCGTTGGATTGGTCTCTGGGGGAAATTGCTGCTGCTGCCAAATCAAAGCCCATCGGTTGGCCTTGTCCTGAGATTGCTTTGCTGCAGGAGTCGTGTGATGAGCATATGGTGGTCAGGTGGTACTTGCCAAGCATAGGATGGAGCTCAGCAGCAAGAATTGAACCACTTGTGTCTGCGTTAAGGGAATGTAAACTTCCTACTTTTCCTGATCCTATATCGTTGTCTGGGAAAGGTGCTAAATCAGGTGAAGAGATTGAGAACCTGAAATCACAACTCGAGAACTGCTTGATCCATTACATGACTCAATCGAGTGGAATGATGACACCTAACTTGGCAATAAAAGAGGCACAGGTAATGCTGCAAAAATGTGCTCGACTTGAGCTCCATGACTCAAGCTACTATATTATTCCAAAGTGGATCTCAGTTTTCAGACGGATTTTTAATTGGCGGTTAACAAGTTTATCCAGTGGTGCAGTCTCCTCGGCCTATGTTTTAAGGCATCATCATGTTGATCCGACTCCACTTATTCTTGATGAGTTTGGGCTAGAAGGAAATGAATCTTTGCCATACATAAATCAACCTTCTTTAGATGAAATAATTGTTGGCTGTACTCCCCTTGTACCAACAAGGGATGAGCCACAGCTGGAAGCTTTCCAACCTCAGCAAAGGAGAGTCTCAAACGGTGATGTGTGTGGGGCTGGCAGAACAAATGACTTGATGGAGGATGAAAGCGCTTCTGCACAGTTTGACAGAGATAACCATGTAAACGCTGGCGGTGTTGAGGCGACGGTTGCTGGCCAAACTACTAAAGAAGCTGACAAATTAACCAAGTTGTTGGAACAGTGTAGCATATTGCAAAATTCCATAGAGGAGAaactttacatttatttttga
- the LOC110611040 gene encoding SAC3 family protein B isoform X4 has translation MSGFGKHSGPSGRPSPQPRFGDFPRLPSPSPYPPKSPPFFHSSPVPASRSPVATERVLSPPLSYEGSSLAANASQSAGIPRRPEALGRVRSPPLSFKSTHPVANPSFGAHRSTLSPSQWVNGQSSLSKDDDQTNLTPSAVASFVASRNAGTSVTAKISRFPEIKRTRSPPSQALDEDISRNPRQTFLQRPALYQSEWDNQHKLMNNYPNLLAHQDHSPVSPFEGSHGSARSFVNDDADVHVPKQARSPPVSPADGVLQKETRRSSTSPPRLGARSNAFSSTSGSQISQKISPSANTTAIEAAPTRNTNYSVAKRTRSPPFPASDKAFQGNSYSDQDGAEREIQAKAKRLARFKEELGEKFENRTDIAEKKVSASGRERYIIEKQKFAGNYSMESGGDFSNGDISSDCDGLGSSGIIIGLCPDMCPESEREERERKGDLDQYERLDGDRNQTTKFLAVKKYTRTAEREASLIRPMPILQKTIDYLLNLLDQPYDDRFLGTYNFLWDRMRAIRMDLRMQHIFNLEAITMLEEMIRLHIIAMHELCEYTKGEGFSEGFDAHLNIEQMNKTSVELFQMYDDHRKKGINVPTEQEFRGYYALLKLDKHPGYKVEPAELSLDLAKMSPEIRQMPEVLFARDVARACRTGNFVAFFRLARKARYLQACLMHAHFAKLRTQALASLHCGLQNNQGLPVAHVANWLAMEEEDIESLLEHHGFSIKEFEEPYMVKEGPFLNGDQDYPTKRSKLVHQKISRRIVDDVSPTSQVASLPAQASREIQLPTVCKHDKKPVASTFMERKGSTHAVDEEMPDFQVVSSPKVGTKLQPVIDTSKVGQQSQEDRRVEGSYFSPWGFSLVHSPLVNLPAKFNEVEKLNDNILSSISPEKKMLSGMEDVPLQVVSRASLQEISPSAKYGYVMENKVPVVVCNDTKDEPPDNHEMENDEVLENYDDEVAQAKLKLIIRLWRRRASKQRELREQRQIVANAALSSLSLGPPIRKAKDQLSTTTEFDIEHVMRERYEKHKQSWSSLNVSDVIVDILGKRNPTVGCLCWKIVLCSQQNNQGDKVVAAGPWLLSKIMPSKKDDNLLISSSGMSIWKKWVPSQSGNDLTCCLSVVRDVMFDDLNETIDGASAILFVVSESIPLNTQKAQLHNLLMSVPSDSCLPLLILCGSCNIKVSDPSSTIVSELGLHDIEKSRISSFLIVFLTGDTEKEYLDGFFSDERLREGLRWLASESLVQPDICCIKTRELILTHLNPLLDVLDKKSVHALDPNHCISAFNEALDWSLGEIAAAAKSKPIGWPCPEIALLQESCDEHMVVRWYLPSIGWSSAARIEPLVSALRECKLPTFPDPISLSGKGAKSGEEIENLKSQLENCLIHYMTQSSGMMTPNLAIKEAQVMLQKCARLELHDSSYYIIPKWISVFRRIFNWRLTSLSSGAVSSAYVLRHHHVDPTPLILDEFGLEGNESLPYINQPSLDEIIVGCTPLVPTRDEPQLEAFQPQQRRVSNGDVCGAGRTNDLMEDESASAQFDRDNHVNAGGVEATVAGQTTKEADKLTKLLEQCSILQNSIEEKLYIYF, from the exons GAGTCCTGTAGCTACAGAGAGAGTGCTGTCACCACCATTGTCTTATGAAGGCTCCAGTCTCGCTGCTAATGCTTCCCAATCTGCTGGAATTCCAAG GAGACCAGAAGCTCTTGGAAGAGTTCGCTCACCTCCTTTGTCCTTCAAAAGCACCCATCCTGTTGCAAATCCATCTTTTGGGGCCCACAG GTCAACTTTGTCACCTTCTCAATGGGTTAACGGCCAGAGTTCTCTTTCTAAGGATGATGACCAAACGAATCTAACACCTTCTGCAGTCGCTTCATTTGTTGCTTCACGCAATGCTGGAACTAGTGTTACAGCTAAGATTTCTAGATTTCCAGAGATAAAGAGGACCAGATCACCTCCTTCACAAGCTTTGGATGAAGATATTTCTAGAAATCCCAGACAAACTTTCCTTCAAAG GCCTGCTTTGTATCAGTCTGAATGGGATAATCAGCACAAGTTGATGAATAATTATCCGAATCTATTGGCTCATCAAGACCATTCCCCAGTCTCTCCATTTGAAGGTTCTCATGGTTCTGCAAGAAGTTTTGTGAATGATGATGCAGATGTCCATGTGCCAAAGCAAGCTAGATCACCACCTGTATCACCAGCAGATGGAGTTCTCCAGAAGGAAACTAGAAG GTCTTCTACATCTCCTCCTAGGTTGGGTGCTAGGTCAAATGCTTTTTCCAGTACATCTGGTTCTCAAATTTCTCAAAAAATCTCTCCATCTGCCAACACTACTGCTATTGAAGCTGCTCCCACCAGAAACACCAACTACTCTGTTGCAAAAAGAACACGGTCACCTCCTTTTCCTGCTTCTGATAAAGCCTTTCAGGGAAACTCTTATTCCGATCAAGATGGTGCTGAACG AGAAATTCAAGCCAAGGCAAAGCGATTAGCTCGCTTTAAGGAAGAATTAGgtgaaaaatttgaaaatagaaCAGATATTGCTGAAAAGAAGGTTTCTGCAAGTGGACGTGAGCGATATATAATTGAAAAGCAAAAATTTGCTGGAAATTACTCCATGGAATCAGGAGGGGATTTCTCCAATGGTGATATTTCTTCTGATTGTGATGGCTTGGGAAGCTCCGGTATCATTATTGGGTTGTGTCCAGACATGTGTCCCG AGTCGGAAAGGGAAGAACGAGAAAGGAAAGGGGATCTTGATCAGTATGAGCGCTTGGATGGTGATAGAAATCAAACTACCAAATTTCTTGCTGTTAAGAAG TATACTAGAACAGCAGAGAGGGAAGCAAGTCTTATACGTCCCATGCCTATCCTGCAGAAGACTATTGATTATCTGCTCAATTTGCTGGATCAACCTTATGATGATAGGTTTCTTGGCACATACAATTTCTTGTGGGATAGGATGAGAGCGATCAGAATGGATCTGCGGATGCAGCACATTTTCAACCTGGAGGCAATAACCATGTTGGAGGAAATG ATACGGCTTCATATAATTGCTATGCATGAGTTGTGTGAATACACAAAAGGAGAAGGTTTTTCCGAGGGATTTGATGCACACCTAAACATCGAACAGATGAATAAGACTTCAGTTGAACTGTTTCAAATGTATGATGACCACAGGAAGAAAGGAATTAATGTTCCAACGGAACAAGAATTTCGTGGTTATTATGCACTTCTGAAACTAGACAAGCATCCTGGATATAAA GTTGAACCTGCAGAGCTGTCACTGGATCTTGCAAAGATGTCTCCAGAGATAAGGCAAATGCCAGAAGTGCTATTTGCTCGTGATGTAGCAAG GGCCTGTAGAACAGGTAATTTTGTTGCCTTCTTTCGGCTTGCAAGAAAAGCAAGATACCTTCAAGCATGCTTAATGCATGCCCACTTTGCAAAG tTACGAACTCAGGCACTTGCTTCTTTGCACTGTGGTCTACAAAATAATCAAGGTCTCCCTGTTGCCCATGTTGCCAATTGGCTTGCAATGGAG GAAGAAGACATTGAAAGCCTATTAGAACATCATGGGTTTTCTATAAAGGAATTTGAAGAGCCATATATGGTAAAGGAAGGCCCATTTCTCAATGGTGACCAGGATTATCCTACCAAGCGTTCAAAGCTAGTTCATCAGAAAATTTCTAGAAGGATAGTTGACGATGTGTCACCTACTTCTCAAGTGGCTTCCTTGCCTGCTCAAGCATCCAGAGAAATTCAGCTGCCAACGGTCTGCAAGCATGACAAGAAACCTGTTGCTTCTACTTTTATGGAGAGAAAGGGTTCAACCCACGCAGTTGATGAAGAAATGCCTGATTTTCAAGTTGTTTCATCTCCAAAAGTTGGCACAAAATTGCAGCCAGTAATTGATACGTCAAAAGTTGGTCAACAAAGTCAAGAAGATCGTCGGGTGGAAGGTTCCTATTTCTCTCCATGGGGCTTCTCTTTGGTCCACAGCCCCCTGGTAAACCTGCCTGCTAAATTTAACGAGGTGGAGAAACTAAATGATAACATTCTTTCCAGCATCTCTCCTGAGAAGAAGATGCTATCTGGCATGGAAGACGTTCCACTGCAAGTTGTGTCAAGAGCCTCTTTGCAGGAAATATCCCCAAGTGCTAAATATGGTTATGTTATGGAGAACAAGGTCCCTGTTGTGGTTTGTAATGATACAAAAGATGAACCTCCTGATAATCATGAAATGGAAAATGATGAAGTTTTGGAAAATTACGATGATGAAGTTGCTCAGGCAAAGCTCAAGCTGATCATTAG ATTATGGAGGCGGCGTGCTTCAAAACAAAGGGAACTGCGTGAGCAAAGGCAGATAGTAGCAAATGCTGCACTTAGTTCATTATCATTGGGACCACCAATTCGAAAGGCCAAAGAT CAACTGAGCACTACTACTGAGTTTGATATTGAGCATGTTATGAGGGAGAGGTATGAAAAGCATAAACAATCATGGTCGAGCCTGAATGTATCTGATGTCATTGTGGACATACTCGGCAAAAGAAATCCTACTGTTGGATGCCTATGCTGGAAAATTGTCTTGTGTTCTCAGCAAAACAATCAAGGAGACAAAGTGGTGGCAGCAGGCCCGTGGTTGCTTTCAAAGATCATGCCTTCTAAAAAAGATGACAATCTTCTAATTTCATCTTCTGGTATGTCAATATGGAAAAAATGGGTTCCCAGCCAATCTGGAAATGACCTGACCTGCTGCTTGTCAGTTGTTAGGGATGTTATGTTTGATGATTTGAATGAGACAATAGATGGAGCAAGTGCAATTTTGTTTGTTGTATCTGAAAGCATCCCGTTGAACACACAGAAAGCCCAGTTGCATAACCTGCTTATGTCGGTACCTTCTGACTCCTGCTTGCCCCTCCTGATCTTATGTGGCTCTTGCAATATAAAGGTTTCAGATCCTTCCTCCACTATAGTTAGTGAATTAGGTCTTCATGACATTGAAAAATCACGGATAAGTAGCTTTCTCATTGTTTTTCTTACTGGAGATACGGAGAAGGAATACTTGGATGGCTTTTTCAGTGATGAGAGATTAAGGGAAGGACTAAGGTGGCTGGCTAGTGAATCCCTCGTGCAACCTGATATTTGCTGTATAAAGACTCGTGAACTGATTCTAACCCACTTGAATCCCTTGTTGGATGTCCTTGATAAGAAGAGTGTTCATGCATTAGATCCAAATCACTGTATTTCAGCCTTCAATGAAGCGTTGGATTGGTCTCTGGGGGAAATTGCTGCTGCTGCCAAATCAAAGCCCATCGGTTGGCCTTGTCCTGAGATTGCTTTGCTGCAGGAGTCGTGTGATGAGCATATGGTGGTCAGGTGGTACTTGCCAAGCATAGGATGGAGCTCAGCAGCAAGAATTGAACCACTTGTGTCTGCGTTAAGGGAATGTAAACTTCCTACTTTTCCTGATCCTATATCGTTGTCTGGGAAAGGTGCTAAATCAGGTGAAGAGATTGAGAACCTGAAATCACAACTCGAGAACTGCTTGATCCATTACATGACTCAATCGAGTGGAATGATGACACCTAACTTGGCAATAAAAGAGGCACAGGTAATGCTGCAAAAATGTGCTCGACTTGAGCTCCATGACTCAAGCTACTATATTATTCCAAAGTGGATCTCAGTTTTCAGACGGATTTTTAATTGGCGGTTAACAAGTTTATCCAGTGGTGCAGTCTCCTCGGCCTATGTTTTAAGGCATCATCATGTTGATCCGACTCCACTTATTCTTGATGAGTTTGGGCTAGAAGGAAATGAATCTTTGCCATACATAAATCAACCTTCTTTAGATGAAATAATTGTTGGCTGTACTCCCCTTGTACCAACAAGGGATGAGCCACAGCTGGAAGCTTTCCAACCTCAGCAAAGGAGAGTCTCAAACGGTGATGTGTGTGGGGCTGGCAGAACAAATGACTTGATGGAGGATGAAAGCGCTTCTGCACAGTTTGACAGAGATAACCATGTAAACGCTGGCGGTGTTGAGGCGACGGTTGCTGGCCAAACTACTAAAGAAGCTGACAAATTAACCAAGTTGTTGGAACAGTGTAGCATATTGCAAAATTCCATAGAGGAGAaactttacatttatttttga